One stretch of Miscanthus floridulus cultivar M001 chromosome 18, ASM1932011v1, whole genome shotgun sequence DNA includes these proteins:
- the LOC136519600 gene encoding uncharacterized protein → MRTKVINADTIDAAAQLILHELKGDSNNVIYFDGWDGMGASAVLRAVAQCFDVASKVPVGLQFDQIIHVDSSKWQSKRALQRAIAEQLDLPAEVMGMFDRQDEEDDYYGVAQGSRAEIPEVLKAMYRRIKELNRRFLVIFHNGSSEEIDLGSYGFPLSEHYDNKVLWTFQGRFRLYPKMKVDRALNKSTEGRVATYLVLLASSHIEGRDPQEMWSSLVRQEAAEIITNTTGGPARVAEFFILFMMRLCCISYNLMMDYDLATHACNYWVCDGIRHLQQGDSTGDGNDVSWRSADALHLEMQLDLDYYHYNHQYFPSHLLYRTSPFSGFLLLPNADLFQDLGKITVLKLSRRTFSFTSPPFVHCHNLKFLWLDHCQDQEMISSSIDGFLQDEKKKLTQDEDGAAAKEYIQQCFKRLWVLDIRYTPCNQILSAQMMDAMTQLRELNVMGAEDWDMGQVQGRLPNICKLRITKSAIRCPSGNDADLLLSGMDKVQLLDFSGNQIMKESGKKSLPTTSLPVASSLETVIINDGCVGLEKISFRGCAKLKNILLKGSFQELRILDVSGTAVKTLDLSAVTAAQKLDELLLLDCGKLCAILWPPQEVIRRALLRKVCIDTTMQTSVSTAPRSREEKSKEGSPVATTTGPRAPSQCDRFVSVRDARLLRSLVPLEEHFNFVVHVEISSPLSHPAIISGGGSKDADSSRSSEQPPLEDGNGGHMQQLMASEGGGRGEEAPTITQISPCPRAPNLPSQNCYTYIQDRDQHPMTFTIPDFICDRAMILHVHDSLSIISIPGPAPLQGSQWTNLKWCRVERCPMLECVFTAPRSLLGDGDACVFYSLSTFWVSQLPKARFIWNWSSSSSTISKLPSGSFLFLAMLHLDCCPSLIYVLPMPIQGLRVLRTLEIMWCGDLVDVFPLEPNTACHATVEFHSLKHICLHELPKLKGICGRWRVYAPKLETIRIKGCWSLRRLPDVRGGSRVECSCEKEWWDSLQWEWGNPNHDPSLCEIFVFWSFLKTIFRKIPTPKHFLKIDHF, encoded by the coding sequence GTTATCAATGCTGACACGATCGACGCGGCTGCTCAACTAATTCTTCATGAGCTCAAGGGCGACAGCAACAATGTCATCTACTTCGATGGCTGGGACGGGATGGGGGCGTCTGCTGTCCTTCGAGCCGTCGCCCAATGCTTTGACGTGGCCTCTAAGGTCCCAGTGGGACTGCAATTTGATCAAATCATCCACGTCGACTCCTCAAAGTGGCAGAGCAAGAGAGCACTTCAGAGGGCGATAGCAGAGCAGCTGGACCTGCCCGCAGAGGTGATGGGGATGTTTGACAGGCAAGATGAGGAGGATGATTACTATGGGGTGGCCCAGGGCTCCCGTGCCGAGATACCGGAAGTCCTCAAGGCGATGTATCGACGCATCAAGGAGCTGAACCGCAGGTTCTTGGTGATCTTCCACAATGGGAGCAGCGAGGAGATTGACCTAGGCAGCTACGGCTTTCCTTTGTCTGAACACTATGACAACAAGGTGCTGTGGACTTTCCAAGGGAGATTCCGGCTCTACCCCAAGATGAAGGTTGACAGGGCCTTGAACAAGAGCACTGAAGGGAGGGTGGCGACCTACCTTGTTCTCTTGGCCTCCTCCCACATTGAGGGTCGAGATCCACAAGAGATGTGGTCCTCCCTTGTGCGACAAGAAGCTGCAGAGATCATCACTAATACTACTGGCGGGCCTGCACGAGTTGCTGAGTTCTTCATCTTGTTCATGATGAGGCTTTGTTGCATATCTTATAACTTGATGATGGACTACGATTTGGCTACCCATGCCTGCAACTACTGGGTGTGTGATGGCATCCGACACCTACAACAGGGAGACAGTACTGGTGATGGCAACGACGTATCATGGAGATCAGCAGATGCTCTGCACCTTGAGATGCAACTGGATTTGGACTACTACCACTATAACCACCAATATTTCCCCTCTCACCTGCTATACCGGACTTCACCATTCTCTGGATTTCTTTTGCTCCCTAATGCAGACTTGTTCCAAGACTTGGGCAAGATTACTGTGCTGAAGCTTTCACGCCGCACCTTCAGCTTCACATCACCTCCGTTTGTCCATTGCCACAACCTTAAATTTCTATGGCTTGACCACTGCCAAGACCAAGAGATGATCAGTAGCAGCATAGATGGCTTCCTtcaggatgaaaagaagaaactCACCCAAGATGAAGATGGAGCTGCAGCAAAGGAGTACATCCAGCAGTGCTTCAAAAGGCTCTGGGTGTTAGACATCCGCTACACACCCTGCAATCAGATCTTGTCTGCACAAATGATGGATGCCATGACTCAGCTCAGGGAGCTAAATGTGATGGGAGCTGAGGATTGGGACATGGGCCAGGTGCAAGGACGGCTTCCTAACATCTGCAAGCTCCGAATAACCAAGTCAGCAATCCGCTGCCCATCAGGAAATGACGCCGACCTCTTGTTGTCAGGAATGGACAAGGTGCAGCTTCTTGACTTTTCTGGGAACCAGATCATGAAAGAGAGTGGCAAGAAAAGCTTACCTACGACAAGCTTACCTGTGGCAAGCAGCCTGGAGACTGTCATCATCAATGACGGATGTGTTGGGTTAGAGAAGATTTCCTTCAGGGGGTGTGCCAAACTGAAGAATATCCTATTGAAAGGATCGTTCCAAGAGCTTCGAATCCTGGACGTCTCGGGCACAGCAGTGAAAACACTGGATCTCAGTGCAGTTACAGCAGCCCAAAAACTTGACGAGCTCCTTCTACTTGACTGCGGCAAGCTCTGTGCAATCCTGTGGCCACCACAAGAGGTAATTAGGAGAGCATTGTTGAGGAAAGTGTGCATTGACACTACCATGCAGACCTCAGTATCAACTGCGCCCCGATCCAGAGAAGAAAAATCAAAGGAGGGTAGTCCTGTTGCTACGACGACAGGACCCCGAGCACCATCTCAATGTGATCGGTTTGTCTCTGTGAGGGATGCGAGGCTCCTGCGTTCACTTGTTCCCTTGGAAGAGCACTTCAATTTCGTTGTGCATGTGGAGATTTCCTCTCCACTTAGTCATCCTGCTATCATCTCTGGAGGAGGTAGCAAAGATGCTGACAGCAGCAGGAGCAGTGAGCAGCCACCGCTTGAAGACGGTAACGGCGGCCACATGCAGCAACTGATGGCAAGCGAAGGCGGCGGCAGGGGTGAAGAAGCTCCAACAATCACACAGATATCCCCTTGCCCGCGTGCTCCTAATCTACCGTCCCAGAACTGCTACACGTACATACAAGACCGTGACCAGCATCCGATGACCTTTACAATACCGGACTTCATCTGTGATAGAGCTATGATCCTACACGTCCACGATAGTCTGTCCATCATCAGTATCCCTGGCCCTGCACCTCTACAAGGTTCACAGTGGACAAACCTAAAATGGTGCCGAGTTGAGCGGTGCCCCATGCTGGAGTGCGTCTTCACCGCACCCCGGTCGTTGTTAGGAGATGGCGACGCTTGCGTCTTTTACTCCCTGAGCACATTCTGGGTGTCGCAGCTTCCCAAGGCACGCTTCATCTGGAACTGGAGCTCATCATCCTCAACAATCAGCAAGCTTCCGAGTGGATCgtttcttttcttggccatgTTGCACCTGGACTGCTGCCCCAGCCTGATATATGTACTCCCGATGCCAATCCAAGGTCTACGCGTCCTGCGGACCCTCGAGATCATGTGGTGTGGTGATCTTGTCGATGTCTTCCCATTGGAGCCAAACACCGCATGCCATGCGACCGTGGAATTCCATAGTCTTAAGCACATCTGCCTTCATGAGCTGCCGAAGCTGAAAGGCATATGTGGTAGATGGAGGGTGTACGCGCCTAAGCTCGAGACCATCAGGATCAAGGGATGCTGGAGCCTCAGGCGCCTGCCCGATGTCCGTGGTGGTAGCAGGGTCGAGTGCAGCTGCGAAAAGGAGTGGTGGGACAGCCTGCAGTGGGAGTGGGGAAACCCTAACCACGACCCTTCCCTCtgtgaaattttcgtattttggtcttttttgaaaacaatttttagaaaaatacctacgccaaaacattttttgaaaatagaccatttttag